Proteins encoded together in one Telopea speciosissima isolate NSW1024214 ecotype Mountain lineage chromosome 4, Tspe_v1, whole genome shotgun sequence window:
- the LOC122659356 gene encoding uncharacterized protein LOC122659356, giving the protein MPSLVSVKTSPNAPSFQILVPAGDWQSQQSRVRVDQIPAWSPPPQGAYKLNCDASFDQDLKRSGVGFVIRDHLSRSCVAVSSPVVFEDILVGEALEIWEGLLEDVSEGTLSIVVESDNQTIISYLLDPSKSPDLRILPILEDIRHISSYLDDCIFSFVPRSVNSIADSLARRALSVSGRMATTGNFATGRLLGEGTVGRVYRTKYADGKIGTSNVPVEFVTQHMDLIIDMKNLLESIHWKVSSYGLIWTNMICRTEA; this is encoded by the exons ATGCCTAGTCTTGTATCAGTGAAAACATCTCCAAACGCTCCATCGTTTCAAATTCTCGTTCCTGCCGGGGATTGGCAG TCACAACAAAGCCGTGTTAGGGTGGATCAGATCCCTGCCTGGTCTCCTCCGCCTCAGGGGGCTTACAAGCTTAACTGCGATGCGTCTTTCGATCAGGACTTGAAGAGAAGTGGAGTGGGTTTTGTCATTCGTGATCATCTCAGCAGGAGTTGCGTTGCGGTTTCTAGCCCGGTGGTCTTTGAGGATATCCTTGTTGGGGAGGCTTTGGAGATCTGGGAGGGGCTGTTGGAGGATGTTTCTGAGGGGACTCTTTCCATTGTCGTTGAGAGTGATAATCAGACTATTATCTCCTACCTTCTTGATCCTTCAAAATCGCCTGATCTTAGAATACTGCCTATTTTGGAGGATATTAGGCatatttcttcttatttggATGATtgtatcttttcttttgttcctaGGTCTGTTAATTCAATAGCAGATAGCCTTGCCAGGAGGGCCCTATCCGTTTCGGGAAGGATG GCTACAACTGGTAACTTCGCTACAGGTCGCCTTCTGGGCGAAGGAACCGTAGGACGTGTTTATAGGACAAAATATGCAGATGGGAAG ATTGGAACAAGCAATGTTCCTGTAGAATTTGTAACACAACATATGGATCTAATTATTGACATGAAAAATCTACTAGAGAGTATCCATTGGAAGGTGTCTTCTTACGGTCTCATCTGGACGAATATGATATGTAGGACAGAAGCTTGA